TCCCTGACCGACGACGTCATCCCCTACTCCGTGGGCCGGGGCCTGGGCCTGCGGTGGTGCGCCCAGGGCGCGCGGGTGCGGTTCGACCCGGTGTTCACCCCCACCCACGTGGGCGGCTACCTGGCGGCGCAGCCGCGGGCGCAGTCCTTCCTGGACGCCGTGCTGCAGGACCGCTGGACGCCGGACTCCTGCGGCTGGTTCTGACGCACGGCATCGCGCAGGCGCCGCCGCCGCGCTCCGGGGGCGCGGCTGGCCCCGCGTGTCGGCGGACCGGCCCGTGTGACGCTCCCCCGCTCCCCGGAGTGGACTCCTCCGGTCCCCGCCGCGTCAGATGGTCCCACCACACCATCCCGAGCGGCCGAGAGACCTGGCTCCACGACGCCGCGGCAACCCCCCGCCCCCTCGCCTGAGCGAGGGGACGGGAACGGTGCTCCCGCCAGGACCGATGGAGGAGCGCATGCATCACCCTGCCACCCAGCAGATCCACGCGGGCTACGCGCCGGAGGGACCCCACCACCCGGTGGCCGTGCCCGTCCACCAGAGCACCGCCTACCGGTTCCCGGACCACGCCACCGCCGTGGCCCTCTTCCGCCAGGAGGCGCCCGGGTTCACCTACAGCCGGACGGGCAACCCCACCGTGGCCGCGTTCGAGGCCCGCCTCGCGGCCCTGGAGGGCGGCGTCGGCGCCGTCGGGACGGCCAGCGGGCAGTCCGCGGTGGCGCTGGCGCTGCTGGCCCTGCTCCCCGCCGGGACGCACCTGGTGGCCTCCAGCCAGCTCTACGGCGGGACGGTGGACCTGCTGACGGACACGTTCGGGGACCTGGGGATCGCGGTGACGTCCGTCGACCCCGCGGACCCCGGCGCCTGGACCGCGGCCGTCCGACCGGAGACCCGCGCCTTCTTCCTGGAGGCCGTCACGAACCCGCTGGCGACCCTGCCCGACCTGCCGGCGCTGGCGGACGCGGCCCACGCCGCCGGCGTCCCCGTGGTGGTGGACGCGACCCTCGCCACCCCGGCCCTGTACCGGCCGCTCGAGCACGGCGCGGACGTGGTGGTCCACTCGGCCACGAAGTTCCTGGGAGGGCACGGCGCGGCGCTCGGGGGAGCGATCGTGGACGGCGGCACGTTCGACTTCGGGGCGGACCCCGAGCGGTGGCCCCGGCTGGCGTGGCCCCAGGCCCGCTTCGGAGGGCGGTCCCTGGTGGAGCGCCACGG
This Micrococcus flavus DNA region includes the following protein-coding sequences:
- a CDS encoding O-acetylhomoserine aminocarboxypropyltransferase/cysteine synthase family protein, with the translated sequence MHHPATQQIHAGYAPEGPHHPVAVPVHQSTAYRFPDHATAVALFRQEAPGFTYSRTGNPTVAAFEARLAALEGGVGAVGTASGQSAVALALLALLPAGTHLVASSQLYGGTVDLLTDTFGDLGIAVTSVDPADPGAWTAAVRPETRAFFLEAVTNPLATLPDLPALADAAHAAGVPVVVDATLATPALYRPLEHGADVVVHSATKFLGGHGAALGGAIVDGGTFDFGADPERWPRLAWPQARFGGRSLVERHGRSAYLALVRARFLHDLGPSLAPASAAHFLQGLETLQLRMARHTASALTVAEHLAAHPAVARVHHPGLPGHPSAGLAARDFPHGTGSVFSFDLAAGPGAVGPFLDALALFQLVANVGDARSLACHPATMTHCRLSPEQRVAAGIAETTIRLSVGLEDPADLIADLDRALAVAAGPVAASAAPVAAAGAVR